One segment of Castanea sativa cultivar Marrone di Chiusa Pesio chromosome 3, ASM4071231v1 DNA contains the following:
- the LOC142629020 gene encoding uncharacterized protein LOC142629020 gives MELQGCLKALLPNPCSRVVRNHDPIILVLMETKVGGERAREILGMLPFDNAIHTDTIGYTGGLWMLWNSDREEVTSLASTEQEIHTIIKVMNSNSCWLFTEVYASPKSAERHILWDNLNRIAELHNMPWVLAGDFNEPSLDDDKFRGRAVSINRSLLLKDCLDNCNMMDIGFSSRWFTWTNKREIQALIQERIDRFFVNPSWCLLFPEAKVVHLIRCHSELCSVLLDLSLTTRVGRNRPFKFQTCWLTDLTFPKVFTQAWGQTDSLVEAVEKFTKDVGLWNKEHFGNIFAKKKNIKARLNVDNANCATIREVLNVFCGVLRQTISEAKSRVYFSPTMDDATKEALYGVLGFVLTPNLGKYLGIPIKHPRSSSQDYNFVLDRVKQKLAGWKASLLSMAGQNGTSEAARKIHWVGWHKVTKPKDKGGLGLQTAKGRNIALLAKLNWRLHNENDALWAKVLDAKYYTSRRRNLGNANSLPCSRMWTAIKKGREVFMKGSRWTIGKDSKISFRYGNWTKQGSIRQLIEGPLTQEASMLEIKDVIQDLRWNWSKLPFEFPADYKLMLQAIPISFQGRGSDKLAWVGNPRGIFYLKSAYGKEMGDDTNLAFNANWIWKLMTLPCIQYFLWKCAHNSIGVKDCLVERGVGRDNQCAICQGGAETIVHALKDCPRVQLTWRQLGVQDNNRGLWQSELKD, from the exons atggAACTGCAAGGGTGCCTTAAAGCCCTCCTTCCAAACCCATGTTCAAGAGTGGTTCGCAATCACGATCCAATTATTCTAGTTCTGATGGAGACAAAAGTCGGTGGTGAAAGAGCTAGGGAGATTTTGGGCATGTTGCCTTTTGACAATGCTATCCACACGGACACTATTGGGTATACAGGTGGCCTTTGGATGCTATGGAATTCTGACAGAGAGGAAGTCACCTCACTTGCCAGCACAGAGCAAGAAATTCACACCATCATCAAGGTAATGAACTCTAATTCTTGCTGGTTATTTACGGAAGTATACGCTAGTCCTAAGAGTGCTGAAAGGCACATTTTATGGGATAATTTAAATAGAATAGCAGAATTACATAATATGCCTTGGGTTTTGGCTGGTGATTTTAATGAACCCTCATTGGATGATGATAAATTTAGGGGTAGGGCTGTTAGTATTAATAGATCCCTTCTTTTGAAAGATTGTTTAGATAATTGTAACATGATGGATATCGGCTTTTCTAGTCGTTGGTTTACTTGGACTAATAAAAGGGAAATTCAAGCCCTCATTCAAGAAAGGATAGACAGGTTTTTTGTCAATCCAAGCTGGTGCCTTTTATTTCCTGAAGCTAAGGTTGTCCATCTCATAAGATGTCATTCCGAACTTTGCTCCGTTCTACTTGATTTATCCCTTACAACCCGGGTAGGCAGGAATAGGCCTTTCAAGTTCCAAACTTGCTGGTTGACGGATCTCACCTTCCCAAAGGTTTTCACTCAAGCTTGGGGGCAAACAGATAGCCTTGTGGAAGCCGTGGAAAAGTTCACCAAGGATGTTGGCCTTTGGAACAAGGAGCACTTTGGAAATATATTTGCTAAAAAGAAGAATATCAAGGCTAGATTGAATG TGGACAATGCTAATTGTGCTACCATTAGAGAGGTTCTTAATGTCTTCTGTGGTGTTTTGAGGCAAACTATTAGTGAAGCTAAATCAAGAGTATATTTCTCGCCTACTATGGATGATGCTACCAAGGAGGCCCTTTAtggtgttttgggttttgttttaaccCCGAATCTAGGTAAGTACTTGGGTATTCCTATTAAGCATCCCAGATCATCTTCCCAAGACTATAATTTTGTCCTAGATAGAGTTAAGCAAAAGCTAGCTGGCTGGAAGGCTAGTCTGCTCTCCATGGCTGGTCAGAAT GGTACATCGGAGGCAGCAAGGAAGATTCACTGGGTTGGGTGGCATAAAGTGACCAAACCGAAGGATAAAGGTGGACTTGGCCTGCAAACAGCCAAAGGGAGGAACATTGCTCTTCTTGCTAAATTGAATTGGAGACTGCATAATGAAAACGACGCCTTATGGGCAAAAGTGCTTGATGCAAAGTACTATACTAGTAGAAGGCGAAATTTAGGGAATGCTAATAGTCTCCCTTGCTCAAGGATGTGGACAGCCATAAAAAAGGGAAGGGAGGTTTTTATGAAAGGTAGTAGGTGGACGATTGGTAAGGATAGCAAGATTAGCTTTCGGTATGGAAATTGGACTAAACAAGGTTCTATTCGACAGTTGATCGAAGGACCATTAACTCAAGAAGCATCCATGCTAGAAATTAAGGATGTGATTCAAGACTTGAGATGGAATTGGAGCAAGCTGCCTTTTGAGTTTCCTGCGGATTATAAGTTAATGCTCCAAGCTATTCCAATATCCTTTCAAGGAAGAGGTAGTGACAAATTAGCTTGGGTGGGAAATCCTAGgggcattttttatttgaaaagtgCGTATGGGAAAGAAATGGGAGATGACACAAATCTGGCCTTCAATGCAAATTGGATTTGGAAACTAATGACGTTACCTTGTATTCAATATTTTCTGTGGAAATGTGCCCATAATAGTATTGGTGTGAAGGATTGCCTGGTAGAACGAGGGGTGGGAAGGGATAATCAGTGTGCCATATGCCAAGGGGGTGCTGAAACCATAGTCCATGCCTTAAAGGACTGCCCTCGGGTTCAGCTCACTTGGAGGCAGCTAGGAGTGCAGGACAACAATCGTGGACTTTGGCAGTCAGAGTTAAAGGATTAG
- the LOC142629323 gene encoding cytochrome P450 71B34-like yields the protein MALDTIPLWLPLLFVLPLLLLMKKKMDERSSKKCLPPSPPKLPFIGNLHQLGELPHQSMWQLSKKYGSVMLLQLSGTIPTVIISSAEASREVLKVHDLACCSRPSSACSKVLSYNYRDMAFAPYGDYWREIRKICVLELFSVKRVQSYQFIREEEVALLVDSISHYASSATPINLSEKLLALTASITFRIGSGKSFRGSGLDNERFQAVVHEVESLLGSYNASEFLPFIGWIIDTLSGRSKRLERVFHEMDTLFQQVINLHLDPERTKPEHEDFIDVLLRIEREQAKSIDAARFTKHNIKAVLLNIILGGVDTGAIIMIWAMAELAKNPRVMKKAQDEVRNFIGDKGKVTESDMDNLLYLKMIIKETFRLHPPAPLLLPRETMSHFKINGYDIYPKMLIQINAWAIGRDPKHWKNPEEFIPERFMDSSIDFKGQNFELLPFGSGRRGCPGIYTATTTIELTLANLLYCFNWKLPNGTKEEDINMEEGAGLSLTTGKKTALNLVPIKLF from the exons ATGGCTCTTGATACCATACCTTTATGGCTTCCTCTTCTCTTTGTTCTCCCTCTTCTGTTGCTCATGAAAAAAAAGATGGATGAGCGGAGTTCAAAGAAGTGCCTTCCACCAAGCCCTCCTAAGCTTCCTTTTATAGGTAACTTGCACCAACTTGGTGAGTTGCCTCACCAATCCATGTGGCAACTCTCCAAGAAATATGGCTCTGTGATGCTCCTTCAACTCAGTGGTACCATACCAACTGTCATAATATCTTCTGCTGAGGCTTCAAGGGAAGTCTTAAAAGTTCATGATCTTGCATGTTGTAGTAGACCTTCCTCAGCTTGCTCTAAAGTACTTTCCTACAATTATAGAGACATGGCTTTTGCACCTTATGGTGATTACTGGAGAGAGATAAGGAAAATATGTGTTCTTGAGCTTTTTAGCGTGAAGAGGGTGCAGTCCTATCAGTTCATTAGGGAAGAAGAAGTCGCTTTGCTTGTCGATTCTATATCTCACTATGCATCTTCTGCAACCCCTATTAATCTTTCTGAGAAGCTGCTTGCACTCACTGCAAGTATAACTTTCCGGATTGGTTCTGGTAAGAGTTTCCGCGGGAGTGGTTTAGACAACGAAAGGTTTCAAGCAGTGGTTCATGAGGTAGAGTCCCTGTTGGGAAGCTACAATGCATCTGAATTCTTGCCCTTCATCGGATGGATTATAGACACTTTATCGGGTAGATCTAAAAGGCTTGAAAGGGTTTTTCATGAGATGGATACTTTATTCCAGCAGGTCATTAATCTCCATCTTGATCCTGAGAGGACAAAACCAGAGCATGAAGACTTTATCGATGTGCTACTGAGAATTGAAAGGGAGCAAGCTAAGTCTATCGATGCTGCTCGGTTCACAAAACATAACATTAAGGCAGTCCTCTTG AATATAATTTTAGGTGGAGTTGACACTGGTGCAATTATCATGATATGGGCGATGGCAGAGCTTGCTAAGAACCCCAGAGTGATGAAAAAAGCACAAGATGAAGTTAGAAATTTCATTGGAGATAAAGGGAAAGTCACTGAAAGCGACATGGACAACCTTCTTTACCTAAAGATGATAATTAAAGAAACTTTTAGATTGCATCCTCCAGCACCCCTACTTCTTCCAAGAGAAACCATGTCACACTTTAAGATCAATGGTTATGACATTTACCCAAAAATGTTAATCCAAATTAATGCTTGGGCAATAGGACGAGATCCTAAACACTGGAAGAACCCAGAAGAATTCATCCCAGAAAGGTTCATGGATAGCTCCATTGATTTTAAaggtcaaaattttgagttattgCCATTTGGATCTGGTCGAAGAGGTTGTCCTGGGATATATACGGCAACAACAACAATTGAGCTTACACTTGCAAATCTTTTATATTGCTTCAATTGGAAATTACCTAATGGGACGAAAGAAGAAGATATCAACATGGAAGAGGGAGCTGGTCTTAGCCTTACTACGGGCAAAAAGACAGCTCTGAACCTTGTGCcaatcaaattattttaa